TTCACACCGGCGACCTTGGTTATCTCGACGATAACGGCTACCTATTCTATGTGGATCGCAAGAAGGACGCGCTGCGTCGCAAAGGGGAGATGATCTCATCCTGGGAGATCGAGTCGGTCGTCGCAAAGTTCCCGTCCGTCGCTGAATGTGCGGTCGTGGCCGTGCCTTCCGCGCTGGGCGAAGACGAGATCTTGGTCGTTGTCGTGCCACAGCCCGGTGCGCGGGTCGAGCCCGTCGCACTCATCGAATTTTGCGGTGAACGAATGCCAAATTTCCAGATCCCGCGCTATGTCCGCGTTTTGGATGCGATGCCACGCACCCAGACGCAGCGAATCGAGAAGTACCGGCTTCGTCGCGACGGTGTCACCGCAGACACCTGGGACGCACTCGCGCACCATTGACCCCGAGTGTCAACATCAGTGTTGACTGATGGATGGGGACGGCGCATACTGCTTGATGGTGTCTGGCGATTGACCTGAGGCCGCGCCAGAGACGTCTGCTGGTAGTCCTGCCCGTGGTGGCCGGGCCATCACCAAGCCGGACCGTTAACGGAGGAGACTATGACGACCAGCCCGACCACCGAGCCCACTGTTGCTGACAGATGGGGGGACCGGGTGCGTGAATATTTCGCGGCAGCCGACCGCTGGGATTTCGCCGCCTTTCCGGACTACCTCAGTCCCACACTGCGTTTCCGGCTCGCGAACAACGCTCCTATCGAGGGCCTTGGCGAGATGATTGCCCTGGCGGGCCGGCACAAGGAAGCTGTCAAGTCGGTACAGCACACCCTTGACCGATTCGCCTATGACACCGATCGTCGCCGGGTCGCCGTCGAGTTGACGGTCAGCTACGTACGGCACGACGACGTGAAGAAAAGCTATCCGGCCGCCGTCGTGTTGGACTTCGACACCGACGACCTCATCAGCGGTTACCGGGTGTTCGTCGACCTCAGCGACCTCCCGAACTAGCCGGACGGCAGACCGCGAGCATGTTCATCGCCACCCTCGTCATTGGGATAATCCTCGGCGCCCTGCTGTTATTCAGCGCCTATGGCAAGCTGACCAGGAACGCCGAGCAGGTAAAGACGATCACCGATGTCGGGTTCCCGCCGAACTACATTTGGGCGTTGGCGCTGTGTGAAATAGCCGGAGCGCTCGGCGTCTTGATAGGCCTGTACTGGTACCCCATCGGCGTCGCCGCCGCCATCGGGGTCATCCTGTACTTCGTCTTCGCAGTCGCCGCGCATCTGCGCGTGCGGGAATACGCTGTCCAGGCTGCGGCCATGATGCTGGCCCTTGGGCTGATCTATCTGGTCTTGCGCTTGCTCGCCGTTTGATCAACCTCCAAGGAGAACCATGAGGACTGGCTCGATCGACGAAACGAGCGCCCCCTCAGCGGGCTCGAACGCCATACCCGGTGACTACGACACCCTTGCCGCTATAGAGAAGCGCGTGCTGTGGCTGTCCACCGCGATGATTCATCACGCCAATCGGGTGCGGCCAAATAGCAGTGGGCTGAAGGTCGGTGGTCACCAAGCCTCCTGCGCTTCAATGGTTTCGATCATGACAGCGCTATGGTTTCAGGCGCTCGGTTCCCAAGACCGGGTATCGGTGAAACCGCACGCATCGCCGGTGCTGCACAGCATCAACTATCTGCTTGGGTACTTGGACGCGTCCTATATGACTCGGTTGCGTGCGTTCGGGGGACTGCAGTCCTATCCCAGTCGGTCCAAAGACCCCGACCCGGTTGACTATTCGACGGGGTCGGTGGGTATTGGTGCCACAGCGCCTATTTGGGGCGCGATGGCGCGTCGTTTCCTGCGCGACAAGCTGCCCGGCATCGGCGCCGGGCGTCAGTACTCGCTTGTCGGCGACGCCGAACTTGATGAAGGAGCAGTGTGGGAGGCGATACTTGACCCCGCAGTTGCTGAACTTGGTGAAGTGGTCTGGATCGTCGACGTAAACCGCCAGTCGCTTGATCGTGTGGTTCCGAATATTGCTCCCCCTCGACTGGGCGCGATGTTCGATGCGGCTGGGTGGCAAGTCATTACCGTGAAGTTCGGCAATCTGCTGGAAACTCTGTTCAGCCGGCCCAACGGCGACGCACTGCGATCTCGCATCATCGAGATGCCTAACGCGGAGTACCAGCGACTACTGCGATGTAGTCCCGCCCAATTGCGTGAACGGCTGCCGGGGACCGCGGCAGATCGCGCCGACATCGCGGCGCTCATCGACACCCTGGATGACGAGACACTGATCGCAGCCATTCGCAATCTCGGCGGACATGACCTGCGTGCGCTGACAGATGCGTACGAGCGGATTGACGACGGCCGACCGACCGTCATCTTTGCCTACACCATCAAGGGCTACGGATTGCCCAGCCAAGGACATCCCCAAAACCATTCAGCCTTGCTGAGTCCCGAGGAGTTCGAGGGATTTGCGGCCGAGGTCGGCATGGACCCCGATCACCCGTGGGCCCGGTTCGACGCCGAAAGCGTTTCCGGTCAGTTGTGCCAGACCAGAGCTGAAAAGCTTCGAAGGGCAGTCATTCCGGGGTTCCCCCGGCCCGTCTTCCCCCAAGACTTCGGGCGCACACCCAAAGGCACCGCCACCACGCAGGCGGCGCTGGGTCGTGCGTTGCTGGATCTGACCAGGGAAGTGCCAGATGCCGCTAGCCGCGTCGTCACGGTCAGCCCCGACGTCAGCTCCACCACCAATTTGGGTGGCTGGGTCAACAAGGTCGGGGTGTGGTCGCTGAGCGAGCGGTACAACTGGTTTGCGGACGACGCCGAAACGATCATGCATTGGCGCGAAACTCCCGCCGGCCAGCACATCGAACTTGGTATCGCCGAAACCAACCTGGTCGGGTTAATCGGCGAGTTGGGCGCTACGTGGAGCCGGTGGGGGCAACCGCTATACCCGATCGGGGTGCTGTATGACCCCTTCGTCGAGCGTGCGCTGGAACCGTGGTCCTTCGGAATCTACGCTGGAGGTCAGTCGATCCTGGTTGGAACACCATCCGGAGTGACGCTAGCCGCGGAGGGCGGCGCGCACCAGTCGATCAAGACGCCCTCGATCGGGCTCGAGCAACCCAATTGCATCAGCTACGAGCCTGCGTTCGCCATCGATGTCGAGTGGGTGCTGTTGGCTTCGTTAGCGCGCCTAGGCCGGCCCGACGGAGTCTCGGCCTATCTTCGACTGTCAACCCGGCCGGTCAATCAAGCCCTCGCCGCTGTTCCGGCGGATCCGGCCGCCCGGGAACGCCGCCGCCGTCAAGTCGTCGCTGGCGGCTATCCGCTTGTCCGCCGTGCCAACCCGGTGGTCACCATCGCCGGAATGGGAGCCGTCATGACCGAGGTTTTGGCCGCTTCGCAGCGCCTCGAACACATGGGCGTGGAGGTTGATGTCGTCTGTGTCACCAGCGCGGGCCTGCTTTTCCAAGCCATGCGGGCCCGCGCCGGACACGGCAGTGCCGACACGTGGATTCTCGATCAGCTGCTGCCCAGTAACCGCGCCACACCCATGGTCACGGTTTTGGACGGACACCCTCATACGTTGAGTTTCCTCGCCGGTGTCAATCAGGTTCCCGCTGTTTCGTTGGGTGTCAGCGGTTTCGGCCAGGTGGGCACGCTCGACGAGGTGTATCGGTATCACCAGATAGACAGCGACAGCATCGTGCGTGCCGTCCTGGACGCATTGCAGTGAGGCGCTGATGACGAATCGTTTCGTAAGTCATTCGCTGCCATTCGCTCGTGTTGGGCGACACGGCAAAGCCGGCGTCAGTCAGGATGTTGAGGCACCGGAACGGTCGGCTGGTGCCGACGCCGGCACCTGCGGCGAAAACGCACGCGATGTCGGTGCGCGGTGCGACGAGGACGTCACCGCCGACGACGCACACGCACGCTTCGGCCACGGAGACCGTGATAGCCGGGAAGCGGACCGAACACGAGCCGGCTCTGCGGGCGCAACCGATTCAGATCCAACGGATGCCGTACCCCGGGCGCCTGTCAGGGCGCCGTTGTTCCTGGGACTGGTCACCCTGACAGCATTGGGGGCGCTGAGCGGATGGCTGGCCCTCCACGCGTACCAGGGACGCCAGGTCCAGCAGCAACGGCAACTCTATCTGCAGGTCGGACGACAAGCCGCGGTGAATCTGACCTCCATCAACTATGCCGAGGTCGACACCGATGTGCAGCGGATCCTTGACTCGGCCACAGGCGCCTTTCGGGACGATTTTGCCCAACGGTCCAAGGCGTTCATCGACGTCGTGAAGCGGGCGCAGAGCAGGTCGGAAGGCACAATCACTGCCGCCGGGCTGGAATCAGTCGACGGCGATCGCGCCCAGGTTGTGGTCGCGGTAATGGTTAAGACCACCATGCCGGCGGCGGCCGACGACCAAGCCCGGGGATGGCGGATGCGCATCGGTGTCCAGAAAGAGGGCAAAGTCGTGAAGGTTTCCAGCGTGCGGTTCGTCGAATGACGACGTCCGCACCCGATAAAGAATGTGTAGCGGCAAACATGGCCGAAGCCTGTGACGAAGTCCAACCGGAAACGCAGACCGCAGTCGATGGCGATGAATCCGTTGACGTGCCCGACGATCAGGCCGGACGGGCCCGACGAATCCGGTGGTCGCGGGTATGCGCTTACGGGATACTTCCTGCGCTGGCGTTGGCGATAGGCGGCAGCGCGGGATATCTCAAGTGGTTTGATTTTTCGATCCATCAGTCCGAACGGGCAAGCGCCGAATCGGTACGGGCGGCAAGAGACGGAACCATCGCGATGTTGAGTTACCGACCGGACTCGGCGGAGAAGGACTTGGGTACCGCGGTCGACCGAATGACTGGGCAATTCAAGAATTCTTACATCACGTTGACCCATGATGTGGTGATACCCGGTGCGAAGCAGAAGGAAATCTCGGCGGTGGCCACGGTTCCCGCGGCGGCTGCGATGTCGGCTAATCCGACGCATGCGACAGTGCTGGTTCTTGTCGATCAAACCATCACCATTGGCGCGAGCGCACCGACCACCACCGCCTCGAGCGTCAAGGTCACCCTTGACAAGGTTGCTGACCGATGGCTCATCTCTGGATTCGACCCGGTTTAGGGAGTCGAACCGTGCAAACGATGGCGAATCCGGCGGCTATACCGTCCTTTTCGTCCTTTTCGTCCTTTTCGCATGCACTGACAGGCGGGCCGGGCGGGCCGTCTCCGTGCCTGCCGTCCGAATATGGTTACCCCTGCGCGCACAGGCCGCGATGGTCCGCGGCCGCTATGGATCAGCGATGACCCTCTGTCGCGGGGGCGCGTTACTAATGGTGGCAGTGACGCTGTACCTGAGCGCGTTCGCCGTGCCACAGTCCGCCCGCGCCGACAACAAGCGACTCAACAATGGCGTCGTTGCCAACGTCTACACCGTGCAGCATCAGGCCGGCTGCACTGGCGACATCCATGTCAGCCCTCAACTGCAACTGAGTGCGCAGTGGCACACCGAGGATGTGCTGGCCAATCACAACCTCGACGGTGACGTCGGCTCGGACGGCTCTACTCCGCAGGACCGGGCCAACGCCGCCGGTTTCCGCGGCAAGGTAAGTGAAACCGTGGCAATCAATCACGCATTGGCCATAAACGGCATCGAAATACTCAATCAGTGGTACTTCAACCCCGACTATCTCGCCATCATGCGTGATTGCGCCAACTCCGCCATAGGCGTGTGGTCGCAGAACAGCCTGGACCGCAGCGTGGTTGTGGCTGTGTACGGTCAGCCGGTGTGAAAGCCCGACGCGCCACCTCGGCGACAGCGACAACGACAACGACAGAGGGGTATAGGCGGCTCGGCGTCGGTGTGGGATCGTTCGATCGCGTCAAAACCGTTGGAAGGAACTACAAATGGATCCCAGTCCTGACTATGATGCCAGTGACGAACTCGAATACGGCATTTCGTGGTTCGCCTGGATTCTGCGCGGCGTTTACCCGCCCCCCGCCTACCCCCCGACCTGACCGTCGGTGCAGCCGGGAAGCGTACATCCGGGCAACGGTGGTGCGTGCCAAGGCATTCGCAGGCTGCCGGTGACATGCTGTGCCGCCAGGTCGACGATGCCCGAGCAATGCCTTGGATCTTCGCTACCGCTTTCGCGGGGCGACGCCGCGGCCCTACATCGTTATGCCGATGCATCTGCGGCGTCCCCCGGGATGTTGTCGCCTCATGGAAAAGCGGTTGAGCCTCCGGCTCAGGCTGCCTGCCGGCGGGTCCAGCACTGGGCCGTCGGGGGTTGCGCCGCGATCGCCTCTTGTGGCAGCCGCACCGAACCGCTCCGTCGCTAGCGAGCCGCAGTCGTATTAGTGGCCGATAGGTACGTTGAGTAGCCTGGCAGCGGTGTCTGTCCCGACTAACCGGGCGTCTGTGAGCCCGAGACCACTCAGCATGGATCCCGACAAATCATCGTGCGCCGGGAGGGGGTAGTCGGTGCCGAATACCATTCGGTGCGGCCCCAATTGGCTCCGGAGGAAGTGCAGGTTGGCATCGCGGTAGACCACGGTGTCGGCGTAGATGTTCTGAACCAGATCCGCCGCCGTCGCATCGTTGGTGGCATCCCAGAGCCGGGAAATCCGTGGCAGTGCCCAAAAGAAGGTTCCGCCGCCGTGGGCCAGGCAGATGCGCAGACCGGGGCACTTCCGTGTCACCCCGCCGAACGCCAATCGGGTGGCCGCGATGGCTGTATCGGTTCCCATGCTCAACCCGAAGGTCGCTGCCGCGCCCACGATCCGATCAGTCCATTGCGATCGTGTCCCTAATATCAGCGGGTGGACGAAGATCAGCATCTCGAGCTCTTCAGCGGCGCAAAAGAATTCGCGTAGGTCGAGATGATCAAGTTCGCGGGAACCGGCGGTGGTTCCTATTTCCACTCCGGACAGTCCCGCTTGGTGGGCGCGGTGGAGGACCGCGACTGCCGCGTCGGGATGATGCAAAGGTACTGTGCCCAACCCGGAGAACCGGCGCGGGTGTGCGGATACGATATCTGCGACCGCGGCGTTGATGCGCTCGGCCCACTCGGTCGCCGGCCCGGCTGCAGCCCAATCGCATATCATCGGCGGTATAGGAGACAGTACTTGATGGACGATTCCCGCAGCGTCCATGTCTTCAATCCGCTGTCGCGGCGACCAGCTCGAGGCGGTCAAACTGCGGACTGCCCGCCCGTCGCGGATTAGGTGTCGCCGCTCGCCATCAGCGTGGAACGTCGGCCAACGCGGATCACCGAACTTGCCGGCGAAGTCTGGTACGTCGACGACGATGTGGGTGTGAAAGTCGATGCGACAGTCGAGACCGCAGACATGTGCGGGTCGCATCGGGCGACCTCGCGCGTCAGTACGCGGGCGCGATGATGACGCGGATGCGCTGGGTTGAGCACCGGACTGGTCCAATTTTCGCCTCGCTCGGAAGTCGTAGATCGCTGACCGGGATCGAGGCGGTCGAGGACCATGTGCCGCCTGGCTGTCGGCCGCTGGCGGCTTCGGGTCAGGAGGTTCGGGCCTGCCGTCCATGACCAAAGTGTGGGCTTTGGATCTGAGCACGGGGTTGGCGGCGTTCCGCAGACCAGAAACCATTGTGAGATCGGCTGGCGCCTCTCGTCCCTCAGCACCGTGCATGTCCGTTCGCCACGGGGCAGGCGTAGTCGGCGCTGCCCGCCCAGAATGCCGCCGACGTACCCACGGCGCGCCGCCGGTGGCACTGGCTGCCCATTTCCATACGAAACCTTCGTCGGGGAATGCAATCGCATGAGGAGGCGGTTGCGGATTCGTTGTGCCTCAGCCGGATTGCAATTCGCGGCGATACACCAAACGCAGAAGTGCGCGGTGGGCTCACCGGCACAACGGCTTCAGGAACCGGATACCCGGCGAGCGTGCCCGGCCCAGTATGGCTCTCGAATCACCTTGCGCTGGATCTTCCCCACCGGGCTGCGGGGCAATGGTTCATCGATGAACATGATCTGGCTTGGCTTCTTGTAGGACCCGAGCTTTTCGCGGCACCACGCAATGACCGTATCGTCGGTGATCCGCGCATTTCTGTCGGCGTAGATCATGGCCATCGGGGCTTCACCCCACTTTTCGTGCGGTATGCCCACCACAACCACCTCGCGTACCCCAGGGATCTCGGCGATGGCTTGTTCGAGTTCAGTGGGCCAAATGTTGAAACCACCCGACACGATCATATCGTCGACTCGGTCGACGATATAGAGAAAGCCGTGTTCGTCAAGGCGACCGATGTCGCCGGTCAGGACCCAGCCGTCGCGCAGTCGTCGCTCCGTCAGTTCGATGTCGTTCCACAAGCCCGTCATCTGCCCTTCACATCTGATGGCGATTTCGCCGGCTTCCCCGACAGGCAGCGATCGATTCTCGTCGTCACGAATCTCTAGTTCGGCGAACGGCATGACGCGTCCTGCCGCCCGCAGTGGTTCCGATCCCGCCAACGCGCCGAACCACTCCCTGGGCCCCATCATGGCCACGGGCACCGCCTCGGTCTGACCGTAAAGCTGGTACAGCGTGTCCCCTAGGACCTCGCGGCCTGCCAAGGCGGTGTGTTCACTGATCGGCGCCCCGGAGACCAACACGGATTTCAGGTGGGGCAGGTCGAGGCGTCGCCCCCCGGCGTGCGCGACGATGTCTGCGATCATCGTCGGCACGGCGAACAGGTAGCCTACTTTCTCGTCAACTAACGTCGCGACGAAGCTGGCCGCGTCGAATTTGGGTGCGAGGATGTTGCACCCGCCCGCCAGCCAGATCGGCAAGAACAGGTAACCCGAGCCGTGCGAGATGGGGCCTACGTGCAAGCAGCGGTCGCCGAGGTCGACGGGTGGCAGCATGTAGAACCAGTCCCTCGTCGCGCTCATCCATGCCCGATGGGTGTATGCGATGCCTTTGGCCTTACCGGTCGTCCCAGCCGAATGACGAATGATGAAGACATCGTCAAGGTCGACAGCGGGATCCGGATCTGTGTGGTCTTGCAGTTCGAGCCACTTGTTGTAGTTTTCGTCGCGAACCACGATGGTCAAGCCCGGTATCTTCGCATCGAGACCGGCCAGCTCGTGGGCGTACTCCGCGGACACGACAACGACTTTGGCATCGGTATGGGTGATCATGTGCTCGTGCGCGATGACCGAGTTGCGCCGGTACAGGGGCACACGGACGATGTTGGCTATCGCCGCGGCGAGGTAGAAGTCGGCGGCCTCGATGCAGTTGTCCTCCAGTACCGCGACTCGATCGCCAGGCTTGACGCCCAACGATATGAGCGCGTTCGCCAGCCGTATCCCCCGATCCCATGCCTGGCCGAATGTCAGCGTTCGCCCCTCGCTGGTCACAGCCGGCAGGTCGCGATGAAACTTCGCCGACCGTCGCATGGCACTTCTGACATCTAACATTGGGATTCTCCGCTCAGCAGCCCACTGGCCGCGCTATCAGACTCGCATTACCGGCCGAAGGTTGAAAATCAAATTTCATCTCGACGATGATCGATTCATCGTGACCGCTCTGGCGCGCTGGATGTTGGGTGCTCCGGGCGCAAGGACATGGCATGCTCCCTCGATGGTGGGAGCCACCTGCAGACCGGTCGCCGTCCAGCTGCCGTTTCGAAGGGTCGTGTCGTTGTAGGCAGTGCGGGCGTTCATTTCCAGGAAGAACACCATTGTTCGTGCTTCGGCGAGACCTAACAAGAGCGTCGTAACGTGGGTGCACCCTGCCGTCGCCCGGAAGGTGTCCAACACCACCGCCCGCCACTGGTTGGCTAGTGAACAGCCCACCAGCGCCTCACAGCTGGGCAATATCGCCGGACATTGGTGATATGGGTGCGTTGCCGCGTCCAGCGTGATCTCGGCGATGGCCAGCGCCGGCCCCTCAATGACTCCGGTGACCCCGAAATCGTGGATGGTGCGCTCCTCGCGACCATCGGGTGCGTCGGCCGCCGGTCCGTAGTCGCCGGCCGAGGATACGTCAGTCAGCCGGGCCCGGAATCGGTACGTCTGGGCACCGATCGGATGCACGGTGAGCGTCTTCGAGCGCATCACCGCCGGCTGGTCTGGTTGAGGAGTCGTCGTCACGGCGTCGCGGGTGATGCAGCAGGCATTCGGGATCGGGTCGGTGATGCGCAGCGAAGGCCGCAACTTCGAAGTGGGCGCGCGGCGTCGCTCCCACTCGCACAGCGAGAGTCCGCGTTGGCGTACATCGTTATCGGGTACATCGATCAAAGGACGCGAGAGCAGCGTGCCAGGAACACCGGCGAGAAAACTCGAGCCATGACTTTGGCGGCGGCAGCTTTGGCGCCGACCGTGACCGTAGGCTTTCCGCCCATCAATGCCCGGTACCCCGCCTCGGCCACGGCTCGGGCGTCGAGCTTCTCCGTTTCGTAGATGCGCTTCATGAGCGAAGAGCCGCGATAGCCCGCGATGTCCGCGGTTGCCGCGAACTTGGATTGAAACGAACCAGGGGCGACATTGGTGACTTGGACGCCATAGTGTTTCAGCTCGGCTCCAAGTGCCACAGCGAAGGTGTTGATGAAGCCTTTAGAGGCCCCATAGGCCGCGAACTTGACGGTCGGCGAGAAGCCGGCCGAGGAACCCATCATTAGGATCCGACCCCGGCCGCGTTGCTTCATGCGTTCCCCGAACAGCATTGACAGTTTGGTCGACGTGACGACGTTGAGCATCAACATCCTCTCGACCTTGGAAAGGTCGATTTCGCAGGGCGCGCCGTAGGCCGCGAATCCGGCATTGTTGATCAGTATGTCGACCTGGTGTCCTTGGCTGTCGCACCAGGCCATCAGCTTCTCAGCCGCATGCTGTTCGCAAAGGTCAGCCTGCTGTGTCACGAGGCGCCCATCACCGGGATCCAAATCGTCCGCGAGTGCCTGTAATTCCTCATCGAGGAGGCTCACCGCGAGCACGCGGTAGCCATCGGCAAGGAGCAGTCGAACGTACTCACGTCCGGCGCCCGCGCCGGCGCCAGTGACCAGCGCGACATCGGCGTGCGGCATCTAGGAACCTCCTTTCGACTCTGTCGGCGACCCTTTTCGGGCCGCAGTCTCATGGTGGGAGTCCATACGTCAAATGGTGCAGTTGGGTGTTCTGTAGTCCGGAACCCGGACTTCCGGGAGGCGCCGCTAGGGTCCCTCGGCGCATGTGTGGGCGACGGCAACCAGGGGCGTCCGGCGACGATATGGAATTGCCGATGTGCTGTGGCGGAAAGCAATTCGTGGCCACGGCCGGATATGTGGTCAAGCGTCGGAGGCCGGTGCTACCGCGACAAGGCCGTCGAGAAAGACCGCGCAGATTATCCGGGCGATCGATGCGGCGTCTTGTTCGCCCTGCGGGTCAAACCAACGATGCATCCAGTTGAGGGAGCCCTGAATGATCAAGGCCAGGACTCGAGCGTCTCCCAAGTCTCGGAACTCCCCGGCGTCCACGCCTTCGGCGATGAGACGCTCCATCGTGTCCATGAAGAAGTCCGCAAGTTGAGCCAGGCGCTGTTGGTCTGGATCCGGTATGGCATCGCACGGCAAGCGCCTCATGTCTTCTTGCACGAAGACGTGGAGGGCCGGGTAATGCGTGTCGAACGACACGACGACTTGAGAAATCAACGCACTCAACCGGCTTCTTGCGGTTCCGGGAGCCGAGCTGACTGACTGCGCCTGGGCGACGACCGTCTCGATTGACTCCAAGATCACTGCCCGAAACAATTGTGTCTTGCTGCCGAAATAGTAGTAAAGGGTGGCGCGGTCGACATTGAGGGTTTGGCTGATCTCGGTAAGGCTGGCCTGCGACAAACCCCTGCTGTGGAAGACATCGGCGGCAGCCTTGAGCAATTCCCGGCGCCTCATCGAATACAGCCGACTCGGCTCGTGGCTGGCTCGCTGTCGTTTTCGCGACAGCTCGCTCATCCCGGTGGGCTCGAATCGGCGCTGACTTGGTCGGTCGTCGGCTCATCGGCGTCGTCGACATCGATGAGGACGCGACCGTCGACCACGCGCGTCGGGTAGGTCCGCAGTGGCTGAAGAGCGGGAAGGCACAGTGCGCGGCCGTCGCGTACATCGAACCGTGCCAGGTGCAATGAGCAGACAATTTCGTAACCCTCGAGTTCGCCGTCGTCGGCCAATGACCATTGCTCGTGGCTGCAGGAATCCTGTGTGGCGTAGAAGTGGTCGCCGATACGGTACACGGCAACATGGGCCGCCCCAGGTAGGCGACAGAGCTGACCATCGGCGAGGTCGTCCACTCTGAGCTCAAACGTTCTTGACATAGCCACCTTTCGGATCGCTTCGTTGCTTCGCTACTGCGTCCGCAGCGGACACCCAATCGAACGGCCCCTACAACATGGAGCTACCACCGTTCACACTCAGCACTTGGCCGGTGACGAAACCTGCGTTGTCAGAAGCCAGGTACGCCACGGCGGCAGCCACCTCGTCGAGGGTGCCTCCGCGGCCAAGCGGGATGCTCCCTCGGATCTGTTCGAAGAACTCTTCGTACTGTCGGCGCTGATCCTCGGGCATCTGCTCGATCGCTGCCGACAGTTGTGGGGTGATCACCATCGCCGGCGCCACCACGTTGAAGGTGATGTTGTCCGCCGCGAATTCGCGGGCCAGCCCCGGCGTGATCCCGTGCACCGCGCCCTTTGCGGCGCTGTAGACCGCATGTTGCCACAAGCCGTTGCGGACCGACTCCGCTCCGATGCTGACTACCCGGCCGTACTGCCGAGCGATCATGTGCGGCAGCACTTCCAGCGTGGTGTAGAGCATCGTCCACAGATTGCGGTCCACCGTTTCGCGCAACGTCTCTTCGGTGTGAGTCAACGTCGGGCGAATGACACCGCCGCCGGCGTTGTTGACCAGGATGTCGAGCTTGCCGAAGGAATCTAAAGCCGACTGGACGGTGGCCCGCGCTCCGCT
This genomic window from Mycobacterium saskatchewanense contains:
- a CDS encoding nuclear transport factor 2 family protein, whose protein sequence is MTTSPTTEPTVADRWGDRVREYFAAADRWDFAAFPDYLSPTLRFRLANNAPIEGLGEMIALAGRHKEAVKSVQHTLDRFAYDTDRRRVAVELTVSYVRHDDVKKSYPAAVVLDFDTDDLISGYRVFVDLSDLPN
- a CDS encoding DoxX family protein, encoding MFIATLVIGIILGALLLFSAYGKLTRNAEQVKTITDVGFPPNYIWALALCEIAGALGVLIGLYWYPIGVAAAIGVILYFVFAVAAHLRVREYAVQAAAMMLALGLIYLVLRLLAV
- a CDS encoding transketolase-like TK C-terminal-containing protein; the protein is MRTGSIDETSAPSAGSNAIPGDYDTLAAIEKRVLWLSTAMIHHANRVRPNSSGLKVGGHQASCASMVSIMTALWFQALGSQDRVSVKPHASPVLHSINYLLGYLDASYMTRLRAFGGLQSYPSRSKDPDPVDYSTGSVGIGATAPIWGAMARRFLRDKLPGIGAGRQYSLVGDAELDEGAVWEAILDPAVAELGEVVWIVDVNRQSLDRVVPNIAPPRLGAMFDAAGWQVITVKFGNLLETLFSRPNGDALRSRIIEMPNAEYQRLLRCSPAQLRERLPGTAADRADIAALIDTLDDETLIAAIRNLGGHDLRALTDAYERIDDGRPTVIFAYTIKGYGLPSQGHPQNHSALLSPEEFEGFAAEVGMDPDHPWARFDAESVSGQLCQTRAEKLRRAVIPGFPRPVFPQDFGRTPKGTATTQAALGRALLDLTREVPDAASRVVTVSPDVSSTTNLGGWVNKVGVWSLSERYNWFADDAETIMHWRETPAGQHIELGIAETNLVGLIGELGATWSRWGQPLYPIGVLYDPFVERALEPWSFGIYAGGQSILVGTPSGVTLAAEGGAHQSIKTPSIGLEQPNCISYEPAFAIDVEWVLLASLARLGRPDGVSAYLRLSTRPVNQALAAVPADPAARERRRRQVVAGGYPLVRRANPVVTIAGMGAVMTEVLAASQRLEHMGVEVDVVCVTSAGLLFQAMRARAGHGSADTWILDQLLPSNRATPMVTVLDGHPHTLSFLAGVNQVPAVSLGVSGFGQVGTLDEVYRYHQIDSDSIVRAVLDALQ
- a CDS encoding amidohydrolase family protein, which produces MRPAHVCGLDCRIDFHTHIVVDVPDFAGKFGDPRWPTFHADGERRHLIRDGRAVRSLTASSWSPRQRIEDMDAAGIVHQVLSPIPPMICDWAAAGPATEWAERINAAVADIVSAHPRRFSGLGTVPLHHPDAAVAVLHRAHQAGLSGVEIGTTAGSRELDHLDLREFFCAAEELEMLIFVHPLILGTRSQWTDRIVGAAATFGLSMGTDTAIAATRLAFGGVTRKCPGLRICLAHGGGTFFWALPRISRLWDATNDATAADLVQNIYADTVVYRDANLHFLRSQLGPHRMVFGTDYPLPAHDDLSGSMLSGLGLTDARLVGTDTAARLLNVPIGH
- a CDS encoding class I adenylate-forming enzyme family protein; amino-acid sequence: MLDVRSAMRRSAKFHRDLPAVTSEGRTLTFGQAWDRGIRLANALISLGVKPGDRVAVLEDNCIEAADFYLAAAIANIVRVPLYRRNSVIAHEHMITHTDAKVVVVSAEYAHELAGLDAKIPGLTIVVRDENYNKWLELQDHTDPDPAVDLDDVFIIRHSAGTTGKAKGIAYTHRAWMSATRDWFYMLPPVDLGDRCLHVGPISHGSGYLFLPIWLAGGCNILAPKFDAASFVATLVDEKVGYLFAVPTMIADIVAHAGGRRLDLPHLKSVLVSGAPISEHTALAGREVLGDTLYQLYGQTEAVPVAMMGPREWFGALAGSEPLRAAGRVMPFAELEIRDDENRSLPVGEAGEIAIRCEGQMTGLWNDIELTERRLRDGWVLTGDIGRLDEHGFLYIVDRVDDMIVSGGFNIWPTELEQAIAEIPGVREVVVVGIPHEKWGEAPMAMIYADRNARITDDTVIAWCREKLGSYKKPSQIMFIDEPLPRSPVGKIQRKVIREPYWAGHARRVSGS
- a CDS encoding DUF2889 domain-containing protein is translated as MRPSLRITDPIPNACCITRDAVTTTPQPDQPAVMRSKTLTVHPIGAQTYRFRARLTDVSSAGDYGPAADAPDGREERTIHDFGVTGVIEGPALAIAEITLDAATHPYHQCPAILPSCEALVGCSLANQWRAVVLDTFRATAGCTHVTTLLLGLAEARTMVFFLEMNARTAYNDTTLRNGSWTATGLQVAPTIEGACHVLAPGAPNIQRARAVTMNRSSSR
- a CDS encoding SDR family NAD(P)-dependent oxidoreductase, with translation MPHADVALVTGAGAGAGREYVRLLLADGYRVLAVSLLDEELQALADDLDPGDGRLVTQQADLCEQHAAEKLMAWCDSQGHQVDILINNAGFAAYGAPCEIDLSKVERMLMLNVVTSTKLSMLFGERMKQRGRGRILMMGSSAGFSPTVKFAAYGASKGFINTFAVALGAELKHYGVQVTNVAPGSFQSKFAATADIAGYRGSSLMKRIYETEKLDARAVAEAGYRALMGGKPTVTVGAKAAAAKVMARVFSPVFLARCSRVL
- a CDS encoding TetR/AcrR family transcriptional regulator, coding for MSELSRKRQRASHEPSRLYSMRRRELLKAAADVFHSRGLSQASLTEISQTLNVDRATLYYYFGSKTQLFRAVILESIETVVAQAQSVSSAPGTARSRLSALISQVVVSFDTHYPALHVFVQEDMRRLPCDAIPDPDQQRLAQLADFFMDTMERLIAEGVDAGEFRDLGDARVLALIIQGSLNWMHRWFDPQGEQDAASIARIICAVFLDGLVAVAPASDA